The Pseudorhodobacter turbinis genome contains a region encoding:
- the pdxA gene encoding 4-hydroxythreonine-4-phosphate dehydrogenase PdxA, translating into MAQPPIALTCGEPAGIGPEIAVLAREALGDDLPFFWIGDPRHLPAGTKFQLIDRPQQAIGVAAGTLPVLPHPFASPATPGTALPEHAADVIAVIARAVDLVQQGQAAAICTAPIHKKALKDGAGFAFPGHTEFLASLGGVDRVVMMLACPDLRVVPVTIHIPLAQVPSALTADALEETIRITHAGLQQDFGLPAPRIAVAGLNPHAGEGGAMGAEELTLIIPVLDRLRAEGMHIVGPLPADTMFHAKARAQYDVAICMYHDQALIPIKTIDFAGGVNLTLGLPFIRTSPDHGTAFDIAGRGIADATSLIAALRMAHDMSNTRGKNGRD; encoded by the coding sequence ATGGCACAGCCCCCCATCGCCCTGACCTGCGGTGAACCCGCAGGCATCGGGCCAGAGATTGCGGTGCTGGCGCGCGAAGCATTGGGCGATGATCTGCCGTTCTTCTGGATCGGTGATCCAAGGCATCTGCCTGCCGGCACGAAATTCCAGCTTATCGACAGGCCCCAACAGGCAATAGGCGTTGCGGCAGGCACCCTTCCCGTGCTGCCTCATCCATTTGCAAGTCCCGCCACACCCGGCACGGCGCTGCCCGAACACGCAGCCGATGTGATCGCTGTAATCGCCCGCGCCGTGGATCTGGTGCAACAAGGGCAAGCCGCCGCGATTTGCACCGCGCCGATCCACAAAAAAGCGCTAAAAGACGGCGCGGGGTTTGCCTTTCCGGGCCATACCGAATTTCTCGCCTCTCTTGGCGGGGTGGACCGCGTGGTGATGATGCTCGCCTGTCCCGACTTGCGGGTGGTGCCGGTTACCATCCACATCCCGCTGGCCCAGGTGCCAAGCGCCCTGACGGCTGACGCGCTTGAGGAAACCATCCGCATCACCCATGCCGGGCTGCAACAGGACTTCGGCCTGCCCGCCCCCCGCATCGCCGTGGCCGGGCTGAACCCCCACGCCGGCGAAGGTGGCGCGATGGGGGCTGAAGAGCTCACCCTGATCATCCCCGTGCTGGACCGCCTGCGCGCCGAGGGGATGCACATCGTAGGCCCGCTTCCTGCCGATACGATGTTCCACGCCAAGGCCCGCGCGCAATATGATGTGGCCATCTGCATGTATCACGACCAAGCGCTTATCCCGATCAAAACCATCGATTTCGCAGGCGGCGTCAACCTGACGCTGGGCCTGCCGTTCATCCGCACCTCACCCGATCATGGCACTGCGTTTGATATCGCAGGGCGCGGAATTGCCGATGCCACCAGCCTGATCGCCGCCTTGCGTATGGCGCATGACATGTCAAATACGAGGGGCAAAAATGGCCGCGATTGA
- a CDS encoding peptidylprolyl isomerase — protein MMRPAVLAIALSALFMGSAPVQAQNLFAPRLYVNDSAITEFEVQQRIQMLRLFNTSGDLETQATKALVEDRLRMAAAKSMGLKATPEQIAAGMGEFASRVEMSGEQFVAALGQAGVSPQTFRDFVEAGLLWREVVRQRYAGKIFISDAEVKQAIALAGQNTAMRVLISELVIPAPPGQETAAMARAERLRDRIKSEGGFASAARSNSASPTAARGGRLDWMPLANLPAPLASSILGLAPGEVSAPVAMNGAVALFQLRGLEEIDGLGPKAIEIDYAQYFLPAAGGAAAAADLRSKIDTCDDLYGINKGQPAENLIRETKTASALPANIGRALADLDPGESVDFPSGAAHMFLMLCARAPVQETPPSEAEVRERLLNQRAGVLANSYLEELRFNAIIREP, from the coding sequence ATGATGCGTCCAGCCGTTCTTGCTATCGCCCTTTCAGCCCTTTTCATGGGGTCCGCCCCGGTACAGGCCCAAAACCTGTTCGCGCCGCGGCTCTATGTCAATGACAGCGCGATCACCGAATTCGAGGTCCAACAGCGCATCCAGATGCTGCGGTTGTTCAACACCTCGGGCGATCTGGAAACACAGGCAACCAAGGCGCTGGTCGAAGACCGTCTGCGCATGGCTGCCGCCAAATCGATGGGCCTCAAGGCCACCCCCGAACAGATCGCCGCCGGTATGGGCGAATTCGCCAGCCGTGTGGAAATGTCAGGAGAGCAATTCGTCGCAGCCTTGGGCCAGGCCGGCGTATCGCCCCAAACCTTCCGCGATTTCGTTGAGGCAGGCCTATTGTGGCGTGAAGTCGTGCGACAGCGCTACGCCGGAAAAATCTTCATTTCGGATGCAGAGGTGAAACAAGCGATCGCCCTCGCGGGCCAGAATACCGCCATGCGCGTCCTTATCTCTGAGCTGGTGATCCCCGCCCCGCCCGGCCAAGAGACTGCCGCGATGGCCCGCGCCGAACGTTTGCGTGACCGGATCAAATCCGAAGGTGGCTTTGCCTCGGCGGCACGCAGCAATTCCGCATCCCCCACAGCCGCACGCGGCGGGCGTCTGGACTGGATGCCGCTTGCCAACCTGCCCGCGCCTTTGGCCTCTTCCATCCTTGGCCTTGCACCGGGTGAGGTCTCTGCCCCGGTGGCAATGAACGGGGCTGTCGCGCTGTTTCAGTTGCGCGGCTTGGAAGAGATTGACGGCCTTGGTCCGAAAGCAATCGAGATTGATTACGCCCAGTACTTTCTGCCCGCCGCGGGTGGTGCCGCTGCAGCCGCCGACCTGCGCAGCAAAATCGACACCTGCGATGATCTTTACGGCATCAATAAGGGCCAGCCCGCCGAGAACCTGATCCGCGAAACCAAAACCGCCAGCGCCCTGCCCGCAAATATCGGCCGCGCGCTTGCCGATCTGGACCCGGGCGAAAGTGTGGATTTCCCCTCTGGCGCGGCCCATATGTTCTTGATGCTCTGCGCGCGCGCGCCGGTTCAGGAAACACCGCCATCCGAGGCAGAGGTGCGTGAACGCTTGCTCAACCAGCGGGCGGGCGTTCTGGCGAACAGCTATCTCGAAGAACTGCGCTTCAACGCCATTATCCGCGAACCATAA
- a CDS encoding LPS-assembly protein LptD, which translates to MIRRIALILSLLLAPIAGHGQDLASLVADRVAIAGDDTLVADGNVEVFHKGSRLKASSITYDRSADSLRISGPIVLTDDSGTIILADQAELSSDFADGVLHSARLVLDQQLQLASSEMMRIGGRYTSLGNTVVSSCKVCASNPTPLWEIRASRVVHDEQERQIYFDNASLRVAGVPVFWLPRLRIPDPTLKRQAGVLAPSFRTTSDLGFGVKLPYFIPIGDDKDLTVTPYLSSKDGRTVELRYRQAFRTGALEMNGALSRDLLRPDETRGYLEVDGGFILPRDFILSFSGIVVSDEAYLLDYGISSEDRLDSRIEVARTRRNEYISSRLINYRSIRAGDVNSTLPSIVTDMTYQRRFSPNLIGGEGGMRVQTHSHYRSSDNPADSDGDGIGDGRDMARLSLTADWRRNWVLPAGVLGAVMTEVNGDFYRIRQDTTYAGSSFRGTAAGGVELRWPWVRASQGGASHVLEPVMQLVWTTRNTTSIPNEDGALVEFDEGNLFSFNRFPGADRVERGTYANIGIGYTRYDPAGWSLGLTLGRIIRKEDYGQFGIASGLQGTRSDWLAATQLSLADGISMTNRLVFDSDFGLTKGELRLELARDDYSLSSSYVRMRADPSESRTDPVSELTLDGSYQVNPNWEASLNTRYDFVADRAASAGVNLAFRNECLKLDLAISRRFTESTAVDPTTDFGLSIDLLGFGGKALRGPASACSG; encoded by the coding sequence ATCGCCCTTATCCTATCCTTGCTGCTTGCCCCGATTGCGGGCCACGGCCAGGATCTTGCCTCTCTGGTGGCCGACCGTGTGGCGATTGCGGGCGATGATACTTTGGTGGCCGATGGCAATGTGGAAGTGTTTCACAAGGGCAGCCGCCTCAAGGCCAGCAGCATCACCTATGACCGCAGCGCCGACAGTCTGCGCATCAGCGGGCCGATTGTTCTGACCGATGATAGCGGCACGATCATTCTGGCCGATCAGGCCGAACTGTCATCCGATTTCGCCGATGGGGTACTGCATAGCGCGCGCCTTGTGCTGGACCAACAGTTACAGCTTGCCTCCTCTGAAATGATGCGCATTGGCGGTCGTTACACCAGCCTTGGCAATACGGTTGTGTCATCGTGCAAGGTATGCGCCAGCAACCCGACGCCGCTTTGGGAAATCCGCGCCAGTCGCGTTGTCCATGATGAGCAGGAACGCCAGATCTATTTCGACAATGCCAGCCTGCGCGTCGCGGGTGTGCCGGTTTTCTGGTTGCCGCGCTTGCGCATCCCTGATCCGACACTGAAACGTCAGGCAGGGGTTTTGGCGCCCTCGTTCCGCACCACCAGCGACCTAGGGTTCGGGGTCAAACTGCCCTATTTCATCCCGATCGGTGATGACAAGGACCTGACCGTCACCCCCTATCTGTCCAGCAAAGACGGGCGCACGGTTGAACTGCGCTATCGCCAAGCGTTCCGCACCGGCGCGTTGGAGATGAACGGCGCCCTTAGCCGCGATCTTTTGCGCCCCGATGAAACCCGCGGCTATCTGGAGGTTGACGGCGGCTTCATCCTGCCACGGGATTTCATCCTGTCCTTCTCGGGGATTGTGGTCAGCGATGAGGCTTATCTGCTGGATTACGGGATCTCTTCCGAAGACAGGCTTGATAGCCGGATCGAGGTGGCCCGTACGCGGCGCAACGAATATATCTCCTCACGGCTGATCAACTATCGCTCTATCAGGGCGGGGGATGTGAACAGCACCCTGCCCTCTATCGTGACCGACATGACCTATCAGCGGCGGTTTTCACCCAACCTTATCGGCGGTGAGGGCGGGATGCGCGTGCAAACCCACAGCCATTACCGCAGCTCTGACAACCCTGCCGACAGCGATGGCGACGGAATTGGCGACGGACGCGATATGGCACGGCTGTCCCTGACCGCCGACTGGCGCCGCAACTGGGTGCTGCCTGCGGGCGTGCTGGGCGCGGTCATGACCGAGGTGAACGGCGACTTTTACCGCATCCGGCAAGATACCACCTATGCTGGCAGCAGCTTTCGCGGCACCGCGGCCGGCGGGGTGGAACTGCGCTGGCCATGGGTGCGCGCCTCGCAAGGCGGGGCCAGCCATGTGCTGGAACCTGTGATGCAACTGGTCTGGACCACGCGCAATACCACCAGCATCCCGAATGAAGACGGCGCGCTGGTGGAATTTGACGAGGGCAACTTGTTTTCCTTCAACCGGTTTCCCGGTGCCGATCGGGTTGAGCGCGGCACCTACGCTAATATTGGCATCGGCTACACCCGCTATGATCCGGCAGGCTGGTCGCTTGGCCTGACCCTTGGCCGCATCATCCGCAAAGAGGATTACGGCCAGTTCGGCATCGCCTCGGGCCTTCAAGGCACGCGTTCAGACTGGCTGGCCGCGACCCAGCTTTCACTTGCCGATGGCATCTCCATGACCAACCGGCTGGTGTTCGATTCCGATTTCGGGTTGACCAAGGGCGAATTGCGGCTGGAGCTGGCCCGCGATGATTACAGCCTGTCGTCATCCTATGTCCGGATGCGCGCCGACCCAAGCGAGAGCCGCACAGACCCTGTGTCAGAGCTGACATTGGACGGCAGCTATCAGGTCAACCCGAATTGGGAGGCAAGCCTCAACACCCGCTATGATTTCGTTGCTGACCGCGCCGCCTCTGCCGGGGTCAACCTTGCGTTTCGGAATGAGTGCCTGAAGCTGGATCTGGCGATCTCGCGCCGCTTTACCGAATCCACCGCCGTTGATCCGACAACCGATTTCGGCCTCTCTATCGACCTGCTAGGCTTTGGCGGCAAGGCGCTGCGCGGCCCCGCCTCTGCCTGTAGCGGTTAG